The sequence below is a genomic window from Spiroplasma gladiatoris.
AATCAAAAATAGATCAAGTTAAAGCAAGAAAAGCAGAAATGATTTCAAAAATTAAAGAAGTCAAAGAAGCTTACAAAGCTAAAAAAGGATAAATTTAAGAGGTAATTATGAAAGAATTTCTATTTAGTGCATCAACTTGTGCTCTTCAAATTGAAGGAGCAAGATCGCTAGGTGGAAGAAGTCAATCAATTTGAGATGAATTTACAAAAAGAAATTATTGTATACCTCCTGTTGGTAAAGCGATCAGAGAAATAAATAGTATTGAAGTTGCAGCAGATTTTTATCATAAATATAAAACTGATGCAAGAATTATGAATAAATTGGGTTTAAACGCTTTTGTATATAATATGGATTGAACTAGAATCTATCCAAAAGATGAACATTACTTAAATCCAGAAGGTATAAAATTTTACATCGACTTCTTTAGTGAGTTTGTTGATAAAAATATTAAACCTATACCAGTTTTATTTCATTGAGATACACCACTATGAGCAGAGGTTAGAGGGGGATTTCAAAATCCAGAAATCCAAAATTGATTTCGTAATTATGTCAAAACATGTTTCAAACATCTGGGTAAATACACAGATGTTTGATTTGTTTCAGATGAAAATTCATCTTTTACTAAAGATGCATATCTAAGTGATTACTTACCACCTCAAAAGGTAGGCAAACTAAACTTTGTTCAAGCACTTCATAATTTAAATATGATAGCTGCAATTGCAAAAGAAGAGTTTGAATCAGCTAAATTAAAAGGTTATGTATCAAAAAATGCGATTATTGGAGTTGATCACGATTGATCGCCTCCAATTGCATATACAGATGAAAAAAATGATTTACAAGCATGTCAAAGATATAATGAATGAAATTTAGAGTTATATTTATCACCAAGTATTAAGGGAGAGTATCCTAAATGTTATTTTGATTATATTAAAAAACATAACTTAAATTTTGAAATAAGTAATGATGATTTAGTCTATTTAAAAAACAATAAACTTGATTTAATTGGCTGAAATTATTATCGACCTGTATTTATAACTCACTCAATAAAAAACTTTTCAAATAATGATTGACATATTCCACCTCAATTTAATGAAGAATTAGATTTATATTATGTATTTCCAAAAGATCAAAAATATACAAAGTGAAATTGATTAATTAATCCAAACCGACTTGTTTCAGGTGCACAAGAACTTTGCCAAATGTATGGTAAAAATATACCAATTATGATATTAGAGAATGGTATGGGTGACTTTGACAATAAAAGTGCAGATATGATTTTAGATACAGATAGGATAAACTACTTATCAGTTCATATTCAAAAAGTTATGGAAGCAAAACAAAAAGGTATAAATTTTATAGGATATTCATTATGAACCTATTGTGATATTTTTTCTCCAAGTGGAGGATATCGAAAAGATTATGGACTAGTAAGTGTTGATTTTAATTCTGCAATTAGAGAAAGAAAACCTAAACTTAGTTATGTTTGATATAAAAATGTAATTAAAAACAAAGGTTTAAAACTTGATTTTGATATGAATCAACTAGTTGAAGAATTACAAAAAACTCTTGATGAGTGAGATTTATTTTTTAAATAGTAAGTTAAATTTTATTTGAAGCTTTAAAAATTATTGTAAAATTAAAAAAAGAATAGGAATAGTTATATGATAATACAACCAATTTTATTTGAAATATTTCAAGCATCAACAAATAGTCCAAAAGGATTAGATTGATTGTTTATTGTATTAATATTATTTTTTATAGTAGCTCCTGGAATAATTTGAGTAGGATTATCTTTTTATACAAAAGCAAGAAGAAAACCAATACCAAGAATAAACTGAATTATGCTTGGTATACAACTTGGTGGAATATTTGCAGCTATTTTAATTTTAATATTAAGTGGTTTAGTAAATACAAATAGTTAGAGGAGTTGTAAATGAAAAAATTTGAAGTTAAAGATAAAGTTTTAATAAAATTTGGAGATGATTATCGAAAACTAAAAGGTGACTTTGATCGTTTAGAAAAAAAATTTGAACAAAAAGTTTATAATTCTTTATTAGATGAAAATAAAAGAGTTCAAATTATGATAAAAAAGGCTCTTATTAAAGCGCCAGTTGAAGAAGTTTTTAAAGCATTTGTAAAGTCAGCTATTAATGATTTAAATCCAAATATTGATTTAAATGAAATTGAAGAAGGATGTTTTGGTATAACTTCAAAAAAAACTAATAATCAAACTTTTAGAATTGAAACTTATGAAGTTGAAGAAGAATTTTCAATTAAATATTATAGTAAAACTAATTCATACTCACGTTGTGTAAAATTTAAACCTTCAAAAAATAATACTAAAATTAAATACACAGATACAAATATTGGAATGGAAACAGTTTTTGGTCTTAAACAAAATTATTTAAAAGGAATTTATCAAAAAACAAGAAATATATCTTTTCAAATACAAATTTTAAATCTTAAATTAGAGATTGAAAAATTAGATGAAAAAACAATTAATAAATATAATGAAAAACTTCAAAAATTAAATTTAAAACTTCAAAAATATCAAAGATAAAAAACATCAAGATTAGCTTATTTATAAAACAATTTTTAAGCATAATCTTGATGTTTTTATTTTTAAAAAAAGTAAAACTGTTGATTGTAAGAGATTATCTTACAAAAAAACAATATATTAATATATACTTATTTTTTCTTTTCTTATTAAAGAATTGTCAATAACTATATTTTCACAGACTTTCCATTTTTGGTGGTTTAATAAAATCTAGTTTTTCTTTTTTGATTGTATATTTATTACCGTGAAGTCTATTTTTGTCTATTTCATTAAGTTATAAATATAATTGCCGATTAAAGAATAATATTTATTATCTTGAGTTTTCATAACCATAATTTTTGTTTTTGTTTTTAAATAAAGGAACTTAAACCTAAAAAACATAAATATACTTTGTCAAGTCTACAAAAAATTTATAAGAATACTTTGAAATTATTTGAAGTATTCTTTTTATGTGGAATAAAACCGATATAAGCATATGCTGGAGATCTGTTATTTTTAATATTTTTCTTGTAAAGTTATAAAAATTTACATAATTATCTATTACCTTTTTTAGATTAATAAAGTTATTTTGTTTTTAATTCAGTTTTCATTCTTCTGTTAAAAATGAGAAAAAAGTTTCACACTTTACATTATCAATAGAGTTACCATGTCTAGATAATGATATTATCATGTTATTTTTTTAGCATATCATCTTGCAAATGCTGATATATATTGTGTTTTGTTATCAGAATGAATAATAAGTTTTTTTAGATATATCTTTTCTATGAAACGAAGCTTTTTCTAGTGATTTTTTATAAATATTTATATCGTTTTTTAAATATGCTTCATGATCAACTATTAATCCAATATTTACAATTTTTAAACACTTAAATATGCAAATTTTTTATTAAAAGTCATATTTCTAGCATCTGAACTCATAACTCATTTTTTGAATATAAAGATCAATTTCTATTAACATGATTGATGCCATGTGTTATATATTTGACTTTTTTTGGTTTTATATACATTTTTTTATTCTTATAACTGAATACAGTTAAATATTTTAATTATTTTATCTATTTTAGTTTTACTTACCATAACCCCTTTATTATTCAAAATTATTTTAATTCTTGGCACCCCATAAACTCCATTGCGTTTCATAAAAATATCTTTTATTTTATAAGCTAAATTCAAATCTAATTATAAGTCATATTCTGGCTTTTTTTGCATCTGCTATAATAACTATCTCTAGTTATATTTAATTATTTACATGTATAAAAATTGTATATTTATTTTTATATTTATCTATTGTTTTATCATAATTAATTATTTTTTTCCGAAAACTCCATTATTTCATTGAATTTTTCCAAACTTCTTTATCCTTTTCTAATCATTTTAGTTTTTTGTTTAGTTCCGCGATTTTCCTATATTTTAAATCTTTTGAATTAGTTCTGATTTTTTCATTATGTTTGTTATGTTTTCCAGTTTTCAAAAAAGTGATTAATCACCATAAACTTCTCAATCTAAACACATTCATCTAACTGTTGAGTATGATATGTTGTGAGTTTTTGCTAAATCTCTAAAAGATAAATTTTGATTAAAGTACTTGTTTATTAGTTCTTTTTTAGTATCAAAATCTAGAATAATCAACCGGTTTCCTTTTAAAATCGCCACATAAAAAAATTCTCCTTGTTTAATTTTATGTTTTTTTAACATAATGTATTCTTAGAGAATTCTTTTTAATAATTTTTCACTCATTTTTTTACTTAAACATTATTTTTTTTAAAATTTAATTATTTAGAAATTTTAGAAGTTTTTATAATTTAAATAGTTCAAACTGTAATTAATATATATATCTACAACTTTTTGCAACTAAAAGCTTTTCTATTTAAAGTAATCGCTTAAAATAAGTTAAATAGTCTCATTTTTTTATTTTATTAAATAAAAAAATTTTAATTACATAAAATTAATTTTATTATGACAGTATTTAATTTAAAAATTTTTTTAAAGTTATAAAATTATTTAGGAGAAATAAGTAATTAAAAAATTAATTTTAAAGTCACTAGCAATTAGTTTATTTAGTGGTTCGTTAGCACTTGGTATTTCTAAACCTAGTAGTTATAACAATAACACCACTAATTTGTTTAATAAACAAAATGTAAGTGCAAATGAAAAAACGGATTTAGATTTCATTTTGATTGATGAATCAAAGATTGATTTAACATCTATTTTAAATCAAGAAAATTTAACAGATAATCAAATAATTTCTAAAACATTAAAAGATATAGCCGTTAAAAATAGTGAATATAAAAAAGAACTTATAAGTATAATATCGCTTTTGAAGAAAAATGATAATTACTTTTTAGTTACAGGATTAGAAAATCTAAAAAAAGAATTAGCAATAAAAAATAAATCTAAAAGAAGATTAAGTATTGAAGCTACAGATAATAATCCTTATTTCAATGGTGCATTAGAACTTGAGATTATTTTTACAAGAGATAATGTTGTTTATGATTTAACTGAAGTATTAAAAAATAGCAATTTAGGACTTTTAGAAAAAATTAGCGAGCTTGAAATTAAAGATAAAATAATAGAATTAAATCCTTTTTTAAAAGATAA
It includes:
- a CDS encoding IS3 family transposase, which produces MNLAYKIKDIFMKRNGVYGVPRIKIILNNKGVMVSKTKIDKIIKIFNCIQL
- a CDS encoding glycoside hydrolase family 1 protein yields the protein MKEFLFSASTCALQIEGARSLGGRSQSIWDEFTKRNYCIPPVGKAIREINSIEVAADFYHKYKTDARIMNKLGLNAFVYNMDWTRIYPKDEHYLNPEGIKFYIDFFSEFVDKNIKPIPVLFHWDTPLWAEVRGGFQNPEIQNWFRNYVKTCFKHLGKYTDVWFVSDENSSFTKDAYLSDYLPPQKVGKLNFVQALHNLNMIAAIAKEEFESAKLKGYVSKNAIIGVDHDWSPPIAYTDEKNDLQACQRYNEWNLELYLSPSIKGEYPKCYFDYIKKHNLNFEISNDDLVYLKNNKLDLIGWNYYRPVFITHSIKNFSNNDWHIPPQFNEELDLYYVFPKDQKYTKWNWLINPNRLVSGAQELCQMYGKNIPIMILENGMGDFDNKSADMILDTDRINYLSVHIQKVMEAKQKGINFIGYSLWTYCDIFSPSGGYRKDYGLVSVDFNSAIRERKPKLSYVWYKNVIKNKGLKLDFDMNQLVEELQKTLDEWDLFFK